Proteins encoded together in one Candidatus Cloacimonadota bacterium window:
- the hslV gene encoding ATP-dependent protease subunit HslV: protein MEKITLKGTTILGVKIGKKVAIGGDGQVTFGDTIFKATAHKVRKLYDGKVIVGFAGATADAFTLFEKFEEKLNEYKGNLMRAAVELAKEWRTDKILRRLEAMIIAGNEQHLLILSGTGDVIEPDHNIAAIGSGGPYAKAAAMVLIKDKKKNPKDIVTEALKIAADICIYTNDQMVIEEM from the coding sequence ATGGAAAAGATAACACTTAAAGGCACAACGATTCTTGGCGTGAAGATCGGTAAAAAGGTTGCAATCGGCGGCGACGGACAGGTTACCTTTGGCGATACGATCTTCAAGGCAACTGCCCATAAAGTGCGCAAACTGTATGATGGAAAAGTCATTGTAGGTTTTGCAGGTGCAACTGCCGACGCCTTTACGCTTTTTGAAAAATTTGAAGAAAAACTCAATGAATATAAAGGGAATCTCATGAGGGCAGCTGTCGAACTCGCAAAGGAATGGCGAACCGATAAAATACTACGTCGACTCGAAGCAATGATCATTGCGGGTAATGAGCAGCATTTACTTATACTTTCCGGTACTGGTGATGTGATCGAACCTGATCACAACATTGCAGCGATCGGTTCCGGTGGTCCCTATGCAAAAGCTGCAGCCATGGTTCTCATCAAAGATAAGAAAAAAAATCCAAAAGACATCGTCACAGAAGCACTGAAAATTGCAGCTGATATCTGTATTTATACCAACGATCAGATGGTCATAGAGGAAATGTAA